The Halomicronema hongdechloris C2206 genome includes a window with the following:
- a CDS encoding glycogen/starch/alpha-glucan phosphorylase: MQPAANLNHAAVQVEDDRTGLTPETLKRAFLDNLFYIQGKFPRLATQHDYYMALAYTVRDRLLQRWISTAAAYTEQGSRTVAYLSAEFLMGPQLGHNLVNLGIYDIVQQAVADLGLNLDELMEQEAEPGLGNGGLGRLAACYLDSMATLEVPSLGYGIRYEFGIFRQDIRNGQQVEVTDKWLRLGNPWELPRPEWAVDVKLGGHTEAYTDRSGRYRVRWIPYQVIKGVPYDMPIAGYRTNTCNTLRLWSAQAPEAFDFEIFNSGDYLGAVQDKLSSENLSKVLYPNDNISQGKRLRLAQQIFFVSCSLQDMLRILARQGLALSQFSQKFVIQLNDTHPAVTVAELMRLLMDEHGLSWDAAWDITQRSIAYTNHTLMPEALEKWPVDMFGQLLPRHLEIIYEINHRFLEQVRARFPDDSDRLRRLSLIDESGERYVRMAHLACVGSFSINGVAALHTELLKQDVLKDFYELYPEKFNSKTNGVTPRRFMVLSNPRQTEMLNRTIGDTWVSRLDELKRLEAKAEDPSFQHDWHMIKQANKGDLANYMAKQNGLVINPESLFDVQVKRIHEYKRQHLNVLHIITLYHRLKASPNLEVPPRTFIFGGKAAPGYHVAKLMIRLVNGVAEVINHDPAMRDRLKVVFLRNFNVRLAQRIYPAADLSEQISMAGKEASGTGNMKFALNGAVTIGTLDGANVEIRDEVGAENFFLFGLTAPEVYALKAQGYNPWDYYQGDPELKQALDSILVGTFSRGDGEVFKPLIDSLLNWDPYLLLADYQDYVACQERVGQAFCDRTHWTRMSILNVARMGLFSSDRSIQDYCRDVWRTPAVPIELTDHAQLGETLAV; encoded by the coding sequence ATGCAACCCGCTGCCAATCTGAATCATGCGGCTGTTCAAGTCGAGGACGACCGCACGGGTCTCACCCCTGAGACCCTGAAACGTGCATTTTTAGACAATTTGTTCTATATCCAAGGCAAGTTTCCCCGCTTGGCGACCCAGCATGACTACTACATGGCATTGGCCTATACGGTACGCGATCGCCTATTGCAGCGCTGGATCAGTACCGCAGCCGCCTATACAGAGCAAGGGTCTCGGACGGTGGCCTACCTGTCGGCTGAGTTCCTGATGGGGCCACAACTGGGCCACAACCTGGTTAACTTGGGGATTTACGACATCGTTCAGCAAGCCGTGGCTGACCTCGGGCTCAACCTAGATGAGCTGATGGAACAGGAGGCAGAGCCGGGGCTAGGTAACGGGGGCTTGGGCCGATTAGCCGCCTGTTACCTCGACTCCATGGCCACCTTGGAGGTCCCGAGTCTTGGCTATGGCATTCGCTATGAATTCGGCATCTTCCGGCAAGATATCCGCAACGGTCAGCAGGTAGAAGTGACCGATAAGTGGCTGCGCCTGGGCAATCCCTGGGAGCTGCCGCGGCCGGAGTGGGCTGTGGATGTGAAACTAGGGGGCCATACGGAAGCCTATACCGACCGTAGCGGCCGCTATCGAGTCCGCTGGATCCCCTACCAGGTGATCAAAGGGGTGCCCTACGATATGCCCATTGCCGGATATCGTACCAATACCTGTAACACCTTGCGACTATGGTCGGCCCAGGCCCCAGAAGCCTTCGACTTTGAGATATTTAACTCGGGCGATTATCTGGGGGCAGTGCAAGACAAGCTCTCCTCGGAGAACCTCTCCAAGGTGCTGTACCCCAATGACAATATTTCCCAGGGCAAGCGCCTGCGGTTGGCGCAACAGATCTTCTTCGTGTCCTGTTCCTTGCAGGATATGCTGCGGATTTTGGCCCGCCAGGGGTTGGCGTTGAGTCAGTTTTCGCAGAAATTCGTGATTCAGCTCAATGACACCCATCCGGCGGTTACAGTAGCTGAGTTGATGCGATTACTCATGGATGAGCATGGCCTCAGCTGGGATGCGGCTTGGGACATTACCCAGCGCAGCATTGCCTATACCAACCACACGCTGATGCCAGAGGCCCTGGAGAAGTGGCCCGTAGACATGTTTGGCCAGCTATTGCCGCGGCATCTGGAGATCATCTATGAGATCAACCATCGCTTCCTGGAGCAGGTGCGAGCCAGGTTCCCAGACGATAGCGATCGCCTACGCCGGTTGTCGCTGATTGATGAATCGGGCGAACGATATGTGCGCATGGCCCATTTGGCCTGTGTCGGCAGTTTCTCCATCAATGGGGTGGCGGCTCTGCATACCGAGCTGCTGAAGCAGGATGTGCTGAAGGACTTCTATGAGCTGTATCCAGAGAAGTTCAACAGCAAGACCAATGGGGTGACGCCCCGCCGGTTTATGGTGCTAAGTAACCCCCGCCAAACCGAAATGCTGAATCGCACCATCGGCGACACCTGGGTCAGTCGCTTGGATGAGTTAAAACGCCTGGAGGCCAAGGCGGAGGATCCCAGCTTTCAGCATGATTGGCACATGATTAAGCAGGCCAATAAGGGGGATCTGGCCAACTACATGGCTAAGCAGAATGGCTTGGTGATCAATCCTGAGTCGCTGTTTGATGTGCAGGTGAAGCGCATCCACGAGTATAAGCGGCAGCATCTGAATGTGCTGCACATTATCACCCTGTATCACCGTCTGAAAGCCAGCCCCAACCTGGAGGTGCCACCGCGGACATTTATCTTCGGCGGCAAGGCAGCTCCTGGCTACCACGTGGCCAAGCTGATGATTCGGCTGGTGAATGGGGTAGCGGAAGTGATCAACCACGATCCGGCCATGCGGGATCGGCTGAAGGTGGTCTTCCTGAGGAACTTCAATGTCAGATTGGCCCAGCGGATTTATCCGGCGGCGGATCTCTCGGAGCAGATTTCCATGGCCGGTAAGGAAGCCTCGGGCACTGGCAATATGAAGTTTGCCCTGAATGGGGCGGTGACCATTGGCACCTTGGACGGGGCCAATGTGGAGATTCGCGATGAGGTGGGGGCAGAGAATTTCTTCCTGTTTGGCCTCACTGCCCCTGAGGTCTATGCCCTCAAGGCCCAGGGCTATAACCCTTGGGACTATTATCAAGGCGATCCAGAACTGAAGCAGGCCCTGGATAGCATTCTGGTGGGAACCTTCAGCCGTGGTGATGGGGAGGTGTTTAAGCCCTTGATAGATTCTCTATTGAACTGGGATCCCTACCTATTGTTGGCCGATTACCAGGACTATGTGGCTTGCCAAGAACGGGTGGGACAGGCCTTTTGCGATCGCACCCACTGGACCCGCATGTCCATCCTGAATGTGGCTCGCATGGGACTGTTCTCCTCCGATCGCTCTATCCAGGACTACTGCCGAGACGTGTGGCGTACGCCGGCGGTCCCGATTGAGCTGACCGACCATGCCCAACTGGGAGAAACCCTAGCGGTTTAA